One stretch of Armigeres subalbatus isolate Guangzhou_Male chromosome 2, GZ_Asu_2, whole genome shotgun sequence DNA includes these proteins:
- the LOC134209692 gene encoding uncharacterized protein LOC134209692, translating to MAVQPTSFNVHGGSWERMVRSVKCALAALSVERKPNEETLVTLLVEAESVVNSRPLTYMPLETEEHESLTPNCFLLLSTSGVNQPSSELINDKLSLRSNWFLYQRLLDQFWTRWIREYLPTITKRTKWFADTKPVEAGDLVMIVDDRLRNGWIRGRILRVFPGRDGRCRSANVKTSTGILRRPVVKLAVLEVADTAREDTEQYGSGNVQDGTLSPKNFSVGPEVPTDECRQPSPQI from the coding sequence ATGGCGGTTCAACCCACCAGCTTCAACGTACATGGGGGGTCTTGGGAACGTATGGTTCGGTCCGTAAAATGTGCTTTAGCTGCGCTGTCTGTTGAGCGTAAGCCAAACGAAGAAACTTTGGTTACATTGCTGGTCGAAGCAGAATCTGTGGTGAACTCGAGGCCATTGACCTACATGCCCCTCGAGACTGAGGAACACGAGTCGCTAACGCCAAACTGTTTCCTCTTGTTAAGCACTAGCGGAGTGAATCAACCTTCATCCGAACTGATCAACGATAAGCTATCATTGCGTTCCAACTGGTTCTTATATCAGCGGCTCTTGGACCAGTTCTGGACGCGCTGGATAAGGGAATATCTTCCCACCATTACCAAACGAACCAAATGGTTCGCAGACACCAAACCGGTGGAGGCCGGAGATTTGGTGATGATCGTAGATGACCGACTTCGGAATGGGTGGATCAGAGGTCGCATTCTGCGAGTGTTCCCTGGCAGGGATGGCAGATGTCGAAGTGCCAACGTCAAAACATCTACAGGCATTCTACGGCGTCCAGTTGTGAAATTGGCCGTCCTTGAAGTGGCGGATACTGCTCGTGAGGACACGGAGCAATACGGGTCGGGGAATGTTCAGGACGGTACCCTATCACCCAAAAATTTCTCTGTGGGGCCAGAAGTACCAACTGATGAGTGTCGACAACCGTCGCCGCAGATATGA